In the bacterium SCSIO 12741 genome, GAAGGAGATTGGCACAACATCGAGTGGCAAAATATGTATTGGTTTGCCGGTAGCGCCATTCTTACTTTACTCGTCTATCCTTTGATCTATCTGTTTGAAAAGCTATTTGGTTTCCTTTCCGATGTTACCCTGATGGAACTGGCCGATACCAATTCAAAATTGCTACGAGAATTGGCGACTCGTGCTCCTGGAACGTTTCAGCACAGCATGCAGGTAGCTAATCTATCAGAACGAGCCATTCTGAATATTGGTGGTGATCCGCTACTCGTTCGCACCGGAGCTTTGTACCATGACATTGGTAAAATGAAACAACCGCACTACTTTATCGAAAATCAAGTAGGTGGTGTAAATCCTCACGACGAATTGGCTCCTGAGGAAAGTGCCGAAATCATTCTCGATCATGTACTTGAAGGTATAGAATTGGCCAAAAAAAGTCGGCTTCCAGAAGTCATTATCGATTTCATTCGGACCCACCACGGCACCTCCCAAGTGAAGTACTTTTTGTACCAATACCAACAGGCGCATCCGGATGAAGAAATAGACCTGAGCCGCTTTTCTTATCGCGGACCTATCCCCTTTTCGAAGGAAACTGCCGTTTTGATGATGGCCGATGCCTGTGAGGCTGCTTCGCGTAGTTTACCGAATTACAGTGTGGAGAGTATTGGAAAGCTGGTTAATGGAATTATCGATAGCCAGGCAGATCAAGGTCAATTTGCCAATGCCGATATTACGTTTAAAGACATTAGCACAATAAAGAAAATCTTTACGAAGATGCTACTGAACATATACCATGTTCGCATCGAATATCCCAAGGACTAATCTATCGGATAATCAAAGGTTGAGTATCCAACATCGAGCCGTCCAGCGAAACAGCCTGAATCAAGTAATGGCCGATACCCAAAAACGACCAATTGAACGTCAAATCATTGGCATTGGGACTCAATTGAACACTTTCGCGATGCACCTCTTCACCAAGCTGATTGTACACAATTAACGCTGCCGAGGTATTTTGAGAAGCATGCAACACCAGGCTAAACTTACCGTCGTTAGGCAGGGGAAACAAACTTTTTAAGGTCTCCTTGGCGTCAAACTGAACCATCCGAATCTGTGAATAGGTGGCCGTTCCATCAAAATCTACCTGTTTTAGACGATAATAGTTGAGTAAGGCTGGATCGGAATCAATGACCTCATATTCTGTCGATTCATTGGTATTGCCTTGTCCGGATCGCAAACTGTGGAAATTCCAATTCTCCGAATCGGTCGATTTTTCCAATTCAAAGTAATCGTTATTGATTTCACTGGCCGTTTTCCAATGTATTCTCACTTCGTCGGTGCTTAAAACGTCCGCATCAAATTCAACCAGTTCCACGGGTAATGGCCCGGTTATTCCATCTTGAATACCGTCACCATTGCTTCCGGCGCCATTATCTGCACGGCCACATGCATTACAATTAATGCCTCCCATTCCCGCTTGGGTATTCGTGGTTACGTTCGTGGTAGGCTCCGAGGTATTGTAAATGACAGCGCCCATTCCACCACCACCACCTGCACCATGGATATGAGCATGGGTTACATCACCCCCTCCGCCACCATTGGCTTGAACGGTTATTGGACAAGTTGCAGAAACGCTCCAGGCTCCAACCTGAAAAACTATCGAGCCGCCGCCGCCGCCGCCGCTGTTTCCATCACCTCCACTACCTTGGGTCACAGTTTCTCCATCGGCTTGAATGGTTCTTCCTACACACACGCCGCCAGTTCTTACTTCATCCGCTCTAATGAGAATGATTCCACCTCCATCTCCAGCAGCTACAGAACCACCGTTGTTTACTTCACCAGCTCCGCCGCCGCCACCCATAAAAATGCGGCTGGCCGAAATATGTGCATCCAGGGAAATACCCCCTACTCCTCCAGCCGACGGAGAGCAATTGGGCCAACCTGGGCCACCTTCTCCACCAGCGGTAGCATTGCTTCCACCACCGCCACCACCGTTGTGACTATTTCCGCCTCCGCCGCCATTCAGAATTTTGGCCTGCCCGGCAGCGTAATTGGAGTTTGAAACTCGGTAAATGCTTTCACCTTTATCCGCAAAATGATCGGTACTTGCCAGGCGATAATTAGATGAACCGCTGCATCCGGTGGATCCACCACCGTTGCCTGAGGCGCCTCTAAAACCAAGGCCATCAACACTCATGTTATGGGCAATGGTTAAAACACCTTCCACTTGAAAAGCCAG is a window encoding:
- a CDS encoding T9SS C-terminal target domain-containing protein is translated as MKLPNNPLNTPRSGRRYATMIHALNLIWVALILISCIPVFGQNVNAYATVTGIVGSTLTIDMVDETDDTFEDGEYVVIMQMQDDVIGSNTSNNSSFGNLSNIASAGLYEIRQIDSHTESGGSPNSITLTGSLSNSYNVGSNSQVQVISFPTFGSPDYTTTQELSAKAWDGNNGGVLAFQVEGVLTIAHNMSVDGLGFRGASGNGGGSTGCSGSSNYRLASTDHFADKGESIYRVSNSNYAAGQAKILNGGGGGNSHNGGGGGGSNATAGGEGGPGWPNCSPSAGGVGGISLDAHISASRIFMGGGGGAGEVNNGGSVAAGDGGGIILIRADEVRTGGVCVGRTIQADGETVTQGSGGDGNSGGGGGGSIVFQVGAWSVSATCPITVQANGGGGGDVTHAHIHGAGGGGGMGAVIYNTSEPTTNVTTNTQAGMGGINCNACGRADNGAGSNGDGIQDGITGPLPVELVEFDADVLSTDEVRIHWKTASEINNDYFELEKSTDSENWNFHSLRSGQGNTNESTEYEVIDSDPALLNYYRLKQVDFDGTATYSQIRMVQFDAKETLKSLFPLPNDGKFSLVLHASQNTSAALIVYNQLGEEVHRESVQLSPNANDLTFNWSFLGIGHYLIQAVSLDGSMLDTQPLIIR